Proteins encoded together in one Mus pahari chromosome 9, PAHARI_EIJ_v1.1, whole genome shotgun sequence window:
- the Spryd4 gene encoding SPRY domain-containing protein 4 has translation MALPFARCWKLYRWDTKRWGVPAGESRRGISFKLEEKTAHSSLALFRGDTGVKYGLVGLEPTKVALNLERFREWAVVLGDTTVTSGRHYWEVTVKRSQQFRIGVAEVDMSRDNCVGADDRSWVFSYAQRKWHSMLANEKAPIKGIGQPEKVGLLLDYEAKKLSLVDVSRISVVHTLQTDFRGPVAPAFALWDGELLTHSGLEVPKGL, from the exons ATGGCGCTGCCCTTTGCACGCTGTTGGAAGTTGTACCGCTGGGACACCAAGCGATGGGGGGTCCCCGCCGGGGAATCCCGGAGAG GCATCAGTTTCAAACTGGAAGAAAAAACGGCCCACAGCAGCCTGGCACTCTTCAGAGGCGACACAGGTGTCAAATATGGCTTGGTGGGACTGGAACCCACCAAGGTGGCCCTGAATTTGGAGCGCTTCCGGGAGTGGGCAGTGGTGCTCGGAGACACCACAGTCACCAGTGGCAGACACTACTGGGAGGTAACAGTGAAGCGCTCCCAGCAGTTCCGGATAGGAGTGGCAGAAGTGGACATGTCCCGGGACAACTGCGTCGGTGCTGATGATCGTTCCTGGGTGTTCTCCTATGCCCAGCGCAAGTGGCACAGCATGTTGGCCAATGAAAAAGCCCCAATTAAGGGTATTGGGCAACCAGAGAAGGTGGGGCTGCTGCTGGACTATGAGGCAAAGAAGCTGAGCCTGGTGGATGTGAGTCGGATCTCTGTGGTCCACACACTACAAACAGACTTCCGGGGCCCAGTGGCACCTGCTTTTGCTCTTTGGGATGGAGAGCTGCTAACCCACTCAGGACTCGAAGTGCCCAAGGGCCTCTAA
- the Gls2 gene encoding glutaminase liver isoform, mitochondrial isoform X1 — translation MRSMRALQNALSRAGSHGRQGGWGHPSRGPLLGRGVRYYLVEAAAQGRGTPHSHQPQHSDHDASHSGMLPRLGDLLFYTIAEGQERIPIHKFTTALKATGLQTSDPRLQDCMSKMQRMVQESSSGGLLDRELFQKCVSSNIVLLTQAFRKKFVIPDFEEFTGHVDRIFEDAKEPTGGKVAAYIPHLAKSNPDLWGVSLCTVDGQRHSVGHTKIPFCLQSCVKPLTYAISVSTLGTDYVHKFVGKEPSGLRYNKLSLNEEGIPHNPMVNAGAIVVSSLIKVSVSLAPLFFQVLQYLNKMAGNEFMGFSNATFQSEKETGDRNYAIGYYLKEKKCFPKGVDMMAALDLYFQLCSVEVTCESGSVMAATLANGGICPITGESVLSAEAVRNTLSLMHSCGMYDFSGQFAFHVGLPAKSAVSGAILLVVPNVMGMMCLSPPLDKLGNSQRGINFCQKLVSLFNFHNYDNLRHCTRKLDPRREGGEVRNKTVVNLLFAAYSGDVSALRRFALSAMDMEQKDYDSRTALHVAAAEGHIEVVKFLIEACKVNPFVKDRWGNIPLDDAVQFNHLEVVKLLQDYHDSYLLSETQAEAAAETLSKENLESMV, via the exons ATGCGCTCCATGAGGGCTCTGCAGAACGCGCTGAGCCGCGCGGGCAGCCACGGTCGGCAGGGAGGCTGGGGTCACCCGAGCCGGGGCCCGCTTCTGGGCAGGGGCGTCCGGTACTACCTCGTTGAGGCCGCGGCGCAGGGCAGGGGGACGCCGCACAGCCACCAGCCGCAGCACTCGGATCA TGATGCCTCACACAGCGGCATGCTGCCTCGACTTGGTGACCTGCTTTTCTATACTATTGCGGAGGGACAGGAGCGTATCCCCATCCACAAGTTCACCACA gctctGAAGGCCACTGGACTGCAGACGTCAGACCCACGGCTCCAGGACTGCATGAGCAAGATGCAGCGCATGGTCCAAGAGTCCAGCAGCGGTGGCCTCTTGGACCGAGAGCTCTTCCAAAA GTGTGTGAGCAGCAACATTGTGCTCCTGACTCAGGCATTCCGAAAGAAGTTTGTCATTCCTGACTTTGAGGAGTTCACGGGCCATGTGGATCGCATATTTGAGGATGCCAAAGAGCCCACCGGAGGCAAA GTGGCAGCCTACATCCCACACCTGGCCAAATCAAACCCAGACCTCTGGGGTGTCTCCCTGTGCACTGTGGATGGGCAGCG GCACTCTGTGGGCCACACGAAGATCCCCTTCTGCCTGCAGTCCTGTGTCAAACCCCTCACTTACGCCATCTCCGTGAGCACCTTAGGCACTGACTATGTGCACAAGTTTGTGGGCAAGGAACCCAGTGGTCTACGCTATAACAAACTCTCCCTCAATGAGGAAG GAATTCCCCATAACCCCATGGTCAATGCTGGTGCCATTGTGGTCAGCTCCCTGATCAAGGTCA GTGTCTCTCTTGCCCCTCTTTTCTTCCAGGTGTTACAGTATCTGAACAAGATGGCTGGAAACGAATTCATGGGGTTCAGCAATGCCAC ATTCCAGTCAGAGAAGGAGACTGGGGATCGGAATTACGCCATTGGCTATTACCTCAAGGAGAAGAAG TGCTTCCCTAAGGGTGTGGACATGATGGCTGCCCTTGATCTCTATTTCCAG CTGTGCTCTGTGGAGGTTACCTGCGAGTCAGGGAGTGTCATGGCGGCCACTCTTGCCAATGGTGGCATCTGTCCCATCACAGGGGAGAGCGTGCTGAGCGCTGAGGCCGTGCGCAACACCCTCAGTCTCATGCATTCCTGTGGCATGTATGACTTCTCAGGCCAGTTTGCCTTCCAC GTGGGCCTGCCAGCCAAGTCAGCTGTGTCAGGAGCCATCCTCCTGGTTGTACCCAATGTCATGGGGATGATGTGTCTGTCACCGCCGTTAGACAAGCTGGGGAACAGCCAAAGGGGCATCAATTTCTGCCAG AAGTTGGTGTCTCTCTTTAACTTCCACAATTATGACAACCTGCGGCACTGCACTCGGAAGTTAGACCCacggagggaaggaggagaggttCGG AACAAGACCGTGGTGAACCTTTTATTTGCTGCATATAGTGGAGATGTCTCGGCTCTTCGAAG GTTTGCGTTGTCAGCAATGGATATGGAGCAGAAGGATTATGACTCCCGCACAGCCCTACACGTTGCTGCAGCTGAAG GACACATTGAAGTTGTCAAATTTCTGATCGAGGCTTGCAAAGTGAATCCTTTTGTCAAGGACAG GTGGGGCAACATTCCCCTGGATGATGCTGTGCAGTTCAATCACCTGGAGGTGGTCAAACTGCTTCAAGATTACCATGACTCCTACTTGCTCTCAGAGACTCAAGCTGAGGCGGCGGCTGAGACCCTGTCCAAAGAGAATCTAGAGAGCATGGTGTGA
- the Gls2 gene encoding glutaminase liver isoform, mitochondrial isoform X2: MPFPLDVGLWVRRARAVRCCPPGRAFGQVGLRDDACPSDASHSGMLPRLGDLLFYTIAEGQERIPIHKFTTALKATGLQTSDPRLQDCMSKMQRMVQESSSGGLLDRELFQKCVSSNIVLLTQAFRKKFVIPDFEEFTGHVDRIFEDAKEPTGGKVAAYIPHLAKSNPDLWGVSLCTVDGQRHSVGHTKIPFCLQSCVKPLTYAISVSTLGTDYVHKFVGKEPSGLRYNKLSLNEEGIPHNPMVNAGAIVVSSLIKVSVSLAPLFFQVLQYLNKMAGNEFMGFSNATFQSEKETGDRNYAIGYYLKEKKCFPKGVDMMAALDLYFQLCSVEVTCESGSVMAATLANGGICPITGESVLSAEAVRNTLSLMHSCGMYDFSGQFAFHVGLPAKSAVSGAILLVVPNVMGMMCLSPPLDKLGNSQRGINFCQKLVSLFNFHNYDNLRHCTRKLDPRREGGEVRNKTVVNLLFAAYSGDVSALRRFALSAMDMEQKDYDSRTALHVAAAEGHIEVVKFLIEACKVNPFVKDRWGNIPLDDAVQFNHLEVVKLLQDYHDSYLLSETQAEAAAETLSKENLESMV; the protein is encoded by the exons ATGCCTTTTCCTTTAGATGTGGGGCTTTGGGTCCGCCGCGCTCGGGCGGTCAGGTGCTGTCCGCCCGGGAGGGCGTTTGGGCAGGTCGGTCTTCGAGATGATGCCTGTCCAAG TGATGCCTCACACAGCGGCATGCTGCCTCGACTTGGTGACCTGCTTTTCTATACTATTGCGGAGGGACAGGAGCGTATCCCCATCCACAAGTTCACCACA gctctGAAGGCCACTGGACTGCAGACGTCAGACCCACGGCTCCAGGACTGCATGAGCAAGATGCAGCGCATGGTCCAAGAGTCCAGCAGCGGTGGCCTCTTGGACCGAGAGCTCTTCCAAAA GTGTGTGAGCAGCAACATTGTGCTCCTGACTCAGGCATTCCGAAAGAAGTTTGTCATTCCTGACTTTGAGGAGTTCACGGGCCATGTGGATCGCATATTTGAGGATGCCAAAGAGCCCACCGGAGGCAAA GTGGCAGCCTACATCCCACACCTGGCCAAATCAAACCCAGACCTCTGGGGTGTCTCCCTGTGCACTGTGGATGGGCAGCG GCACTCTGTGGGCCACACGAAGATCCCCTTCTGCCTGCAGTCCTGTGTCAAACCCCTCACTTACGCCATCTCCGTGAGCACCTTAGGCACTGACTATGTGCACAAGTTTGTGGGCAAGGAACCCAGTGGTCTACGCTATAACAAACTCTCCCTCAATGAGGAAG GAATTCCCCATAACCCCATGGTCAATGCTGGTGCCATTGTGGTCAGCTCCCTGATCAAGGTCA GTGTCTCTCTTGCCCCTCTTTTCTTCCAGGTGTTACAGTATCTGAACAAGATGGCTGGAAACGAATTCATGGGGTTCAGCAATGCCAC ATTCCAGTCAGAGAAGGAGACTGGGGATCGGAATTACGCCATTGGCTATTACCTCAAGGAGAAGAAG TGCTTCCCTAAGGGTGTGGACATGATGGCTGCCCTTGATCTCTATTTCCAG CTGTGCTCTGTGGAGGTTACCTGCGAGTCAGGGAGTGTCATGGCGGCCACTCTTGCCAATGGTGGCATCTGTCCCATCACAGGGGAGAGCGTGCTGAGCGCTGAGGCCGTGCGCAACACCCTCAGTCTCATGCATTCCTGTGGCATGTATGACTTCTCAGGCCAGTTTGCCTTCCAC GTGGGCCTGCCAGCCAAGTCAGCTGTGTCAGGAGCCATCCTCCTGGTTGTACCCAATGTCATGGGGATGATGTGTCTGTCACCGCCGTTAGACAAGCTGGGGAACAGCCAAAGGGGCATCAATTTCTGCCAG AAGTTGGTGTCTCTCTTTAACTTCCACAATTATGACAACCTGCGGCACTGCACTCGGAAGTTAGACCCacggagggaaggaggagaggttCGG AACAAGACCGTGGTGAACCTTTTATTTGCTGCATATAGTGGAGATGTCTCGGCTCTTCGAAG GTTTGCGTTGTCAGCAATGGATATGGAGCAGAAGGATTATGACTCCCGCACAGCCCTACACGTTGCTGCAGCTGAAG GACACATTGAAGTTGTCAAATTTCTGATCGAGGCTTGCAAAGTGAATCCTTTTGTCAAGGACAG GTGGGGCAACATTCCCCTGGATGATGCTGTGCAGTTCAATCACCTGGAGGTGGTCAAACTGCTTCAAGATTACCATGACTCCTACTTGCTCTCAGAGACTCAAGCTGAGGCGGCGGCTGAGACCCTGTCCAAAGAGAATCTAGAGAGCATGGTGTGA